In Uranotaenia lowii strain MFRU-FL chromosome 2, ASM2978415v1, whole genome shotgun sequence, one genomic interval encodes:
- the LOC129748319 gene encoding coiled-coil domain-containing protein 40, producing the protein MDSAGNSTPYLSLEENPTSISVQADGLNVMNTTQAGVLENDHPLLERFQQALKAHLLRVKDQLEQEISELDHRLDQNEKESEEVGARLYDLQEEIDSQKELLDIYNKEIMEVSARRQAEEQKVAKYRKEYEEESHNFKEFKKIHNEHLQELDNLTILENEFSKWDKEIKAEIAVAKRVASKDAKDQLIAAEERRKMDFLVFNLDGEVRRKERELAEIEQQITEQQNATDEINTSLADANSDLEALQHEHKRLFQSWGEVIVAIQQRDKILSKAKEELEGIHEEHKVIKSKTDITKKSALKEMEQNEKLSGFKSRIQGDINVLMKEVADEQEEEERLIREVNHQAMILEQTEADMLKAQQESVMIENQLKSLRITLGKQNQKKFEFEEKILELLQDQISTDKAGDAQGKSLRETQAKRREMEIAMSETENQLSIVLLDLEKWRGVVEKSKLDVQKIKKSHDNMEASARKFDEEIKFVKEAISTKLRKLDTLNRQLEKLIHDAGGQELNPDELKLLDVQYNISQLNAKIKEAQEAWLKLQNSLVVLSEKRIQQLNEMNYSRKKLLLIEQKGIKIETTLEELMNENREIVRSLSALNTRLDTISLDLFKTKKHHEKGEMECEISHQQTTDRLKDAEMTVLNLEQDLKDLGKEIDECKQEVLEKHREALSWETKYKMSAEAKKFKDDEAAQNSEIGIMKAEIHRMQVRYAQLKRMQEKLVSDLENTVHHREHIFDSVNAREKVYGSKFKTKSTMQHKINELKNKLKLVFGEISDTEKNLVEIDTAQKLLQADIENKKVQIDEEKIQTSLIKAEIEQATLLKQENLDYIVRHQYRARRYRSFTNANQLPKFRNEILIQADLQRQREINESIVGIVENLIHDFPAHKFNLSKILQTLKYA; encoded by the exons atggattcAGCTGGAAATTCTACTCCGTACTTAAGTTTAGAGGAAAATCCAACTTCCATAAGTGTCCAAGCTGATGGGCTGAatgtgatgaataccacccaaGCTGGGGTTTTGGAGAATGATCATCCACTTCTGGAGAGGTTCCAACAGGCTCTGAAGGCTCACCTATTGCGGGTGAAAGATCAGTTGGAACAGGAAATCTCGGAATTGGACCACCGTTTGGACCAAAATGAGAAAGAATCCGAAGAAGTGGGGGCACGACTGTACGATCTACAGGAGGAGATCGACAGTCAAAAAGAACTTCTTGATATCTACAACAAGGAAATTATGGAAGTATCAGCCAGAAGACAGGCCGAGGAGCAGAAGGTGGCTAAGTACAGAAAGGAGTACGAAGAAGAGAGTCATAACTTCAAAGAGTTTAAGAAAATCCACAATGAACATCTCCAAGAGCTAGACAATTTGACCATTTTGGAAAACGAATTTTCCAAGTGGGACAAAGAGATCAAAGCGGAAATCGCTGTTGCAAAAAGGGTTGCCAGCAAGGATGCCAAGGACCAGTTGATAGCCGCTGAGGAAAGGCGCAAGATGGACTTTTTGGTGTTCAATTTGGACGGCGAAGTTCGTCGTAAGGAACGGGAGTTGGCCGAAATAGAGCAGCAAATCACGGAACAACAAAATGCCACCGATGAGATAAACACTAGCTTGGCCGATGCTAACTCGGATCTGGAAGCACTACAACATGAACACAAGCGATTGTTCCAATCGTGGGGCGAAGTAATCGTTGCCATTCAGCAACGGgacaaaattttatccaaagcgAAAGAAGAACTGGA AGGTATTCACGAAGAGCATAAAGTGATTAAATCTAAAACGGATATTACCAAAAAGAGTGCCCTGAAAGAAATGGAACAGAACGAGAAGTTATCCGGATTCAAGTCCCGGATCCAAGGAGATATCAATGTTTTGATGAAAGAAG TTGCTGACGAACAAGAGGAAGAAGAAAGATTAATAAGAGAAGTAAACCACCAAGCTATGATCCTGGAGCAGACCGAAGCCGATATGTTGAAAGCTCAGCAAGAGAGCGTCATGATAGAGAATCAGCTGAAATCGCTCCGCATTACTTTGGGCAAACAGAACCAAAAGAAATTTGAGTTCGAAGAAAAGATCCTGGAGTTGCTGCAAGATCAAATCAGCACCGATAAGGCCGGTGACGCTCAGGGAAAATCCCTTAGAGAAACTCAGGCTAAGCGTCGAGAGATGGAAATTGCCATGTCCGAGACTGAAAATCAACTCTCGATCGTATTATTGGATCTGGAGAAATGGCGTGGCGTAGTTGAGAAGTCCAAATTGGATGTTCAGAAAATAAAG AAAAGTCATGATAATATGGAGGCGAGCGCGAGGAAATTCGACGAAGAGATAAAGTTCGTCAAGGAGGCAATTAGCACGAAACTCCGGAAGCTGGATACTCTCAATCGTCAGCTGGAAAAGTTGATTCACGATGCTGGCGGCCAGGAGTTGAATCCCGACGAGCTTAAACTGCTGGATGTGCAGTACAATATCTCCCAGTTGAATGCTAAGATAAAGGAAGCCCAAGAAGCGTGGTTGAAGCTTCAAAATAGTTTGGTGGTGTTATCGGAAAAGCGTATTCAACAGCTTAATGAGATGAATTATTCCCGAAAAA aacttTTGTTGATTGAGCAGAAGGgaataaaaatagaaacaacGCTGGAGGAATTGATGAACGAAAATCGTGAAATTGTGCGATCGTTATCAGCCTTGAACACTAGGCTGGACACAATCAGTTTGGATCTTTTCAAGACCAAAAAGCACCATGAGAAAGGTGAAATGGAATGTGAAATTTCTCACCAGCAAACAACGGATCGTCTGAAAGACGCGGAAATGACTGTCCTGAACTTGGAACAGGACCTCAAAGACTTGGGGAAAGAAATTGATGAATGTAAACAGGAGGTGTTGGAAAAGCACCGGGAAGCACTATCCTGGGAAACCAAATACAAAATGTCAGCTGAAGCCAAAAAGTTTAAAGACGATGAAGCAGCTCAGAATAGCGAAATTGGAATAATGAAGGCCGAAATACACCGTATGCAAGTCCGATACGCGCAGCTCAAACGGATGCAGGAAAAGTTGGTATCGGATCTGGAGAATACGGTACATCATCGGGAACACATTTTTGATTCGGTAAACGCTCGCGAGAAGGTTTACGGTAGCAAGTTCAAGACTAAGTCTACCATGCAGCACAAAAtcaatgaattgaaaaacaagcTGAAGCTGGTATTTGGAGAAATATCGGACACGGAGAAAAATTTGGTGGAAATTGATACGGCCCAGAAACTGCTACAGGCAGATATTGAGAACAAAAAGGTGCAGATAGATGAagagaaaattcaaacaagtttGATAAAGGCGGAGATAGAGCAAGCTACGTTGCTGAAACAGGAG AACTTGGACTACATCGTGCGTCATCAGTACCGTGCCCGGCGTTATCGCTCCTTCACGAACGCAAATCAGCTGCCCAAATTTCGCAACGAAATCCTCATCCAGGCGGACCTTCAGCGGCAACGTGAGATCAACGAAAGCATCGTCGGGATAGTGGAAAACTTGATACATGATTTTCCGGCACATAAGTTTAAcctatcgaaaattttgcaaacttTGAAGTATGCTTGA
- the LOC129748320 gene encoding mitochondrial basic amino acids transporter yields MALDFSAGCLGGCAGVLVGYPFDTVKVHLQTQDYRNPIYKGTIDCFRQILVKEGLRGFYRGMSSPMAGVAAVNAIVFGVYGNVQRRTSDPDSMYSHFLAGTAAGLAQSFICSPMELVKTRMQLQENLPKNATKFAGPLQCTKHIWRSEGFRGVFRGLGITAARDMPGFSSYFVSYEMMVRMSPNPSPFYILMAGGLAGTISWLFTFPIDVLKSRLQADGMSGQQQYQGVVDCFKKSYAQEGISFLSRGLASTLLRAFPMNAVCFLVVSYVMKLFDDKSSLNLNLAPVEPLLIVQQPPGAVKVTHNKRHHELHDHQILSMKQNTFRFLSFLGAFHEAVCCAEMDELAHDLHLNEDGGYYYARINEHLKNSDQEYCNRFPFVD; encoded by the exons ATGGCACTCGACTTCTCTGCAGGATGTCTCGGAG GATGTGCAGGTGTTCTGGTGGGGTATCCTTTCGATACCGTGAAGGTGCACTTGCAAACTCAAGACTACAGGAATCCCATCTACAAAGGGACCATCGATTGTTTTCGGCAGATTCTCGTCAAGGAAGGGCTTCGAGGATTCTACCGGGGTATGTCCAGCCCGATGGCCGGAGTTGCAGCAGTCAATGCAATCGTATTCGGAGTCTATGGGAATGTTCAGCGACGTACCAGTGATCCCGATTCGATGTATTCGCATTTTCTAGCCGGTACAGCCGCTGGACTGGCTCAGAGTTTCATCTGCTCACCCATGGAGTTGGTCAAAACTAGAATGCAGCTTCAAGAGAACCTCCCAAAGAATGCGACAAAGTTTGCGGGACCGCTACAGTGCACGAAACATATCTGGAGATCCGAAGGATTTCGAGGGGTTTTCCGAGGACTCGGAATCACTGCAGCTCGAGATATGCCTGGTTTCTCAAGTTATTTCGTGTCTTATGAGATGATGGTACGAATGTCTCCTAATCCTTCGCCGTTTTACATCCTGATGGCTGGAGGTCTAGCGGGCACCATTTCATGGTTATTCACATTTCCTATAGACGTATTGAAGTCAAGACTACAGGCAGACGGTATGTCCGGACAGCAACAGTATCAAGGAGTGGTAGATTGCTTCAAGAAAAGCTACGCCCAGGAAGGAATCTCATTCCTGTCCCGTGGACTTGCCTCCACCCTCCTGAGAGCATTCCCTATGAATGCCGTTTGTTTCCTGGTCGTTTCCTACGTGATGAAACTGTTCGATGATAAAtctagtttaaatttaaatttagcacCTGTCGAGCCCCTGCTGATAGTACAACAACCTCCCGGAGCAGTGAAAGTAACTCATAACAAAAGGCATCACGAGCTACACGATCATCAAATCCTGAGTATGAAACAAAACACGTTTCGTTTCCTGAGCTTCCTCGGCGCCTTTCACGAGGCCGTTTGTTGTGCCGAAATGGATGAACTGGCACACGATCTACATCTGAACGAGGATGGCGGATATTACTACGCAAGAATTAACGAACATCTTAAAAACTCTGATCAGGAATACTGCAATCGATTCCCGTTCGTCGACTAG